The Salvia splendens isolate huo1 unplaced genomic scaffold, SspV2 ctg1176, whole genome shotgun sequence DNA segment GAGACCCATTTAATTTCTCTTCAGCAGCTAGGGAATCCACATATGTTGATTGAGTAGCTGTCGCATTCCAATCAGTCAACTTATCAACTGATTCAATGATCTGATGTGACACATCTGATCGAGTCACTAGGAGTTGTGGACCCAAAGTATCATCAGATTTGAACAACCGGTTTGGTCCTGACAATTCCCTGTGTATTCTTTCTGAATGAAAGACGCGTTGAGGAAGAACATCTGGTTCGTGGCTGATGTCTTTGGTATATGCTTCATGTTCACCCTGACCAGGTATGATTGCTGCACCAGATGAAGCATTACCATCATTGTCGAGCCTATTTGAAGGCACGTAATTCTGTGTGTGTTCATGGCTCTCTTCACTGACTTTTGTTTGCATTATCGAAGTCCCCTTGTCTGCATCAGCACTAGGAGCAGATGTTCCATTCAAAGATGCCGTCTTCCCATCATCAGGAGACTGAACTTTAGTGACGACACTACTTCTGCCGATTGCACTCTCTCTGTTCATCTGTGTATCCATTAGAAAAACTTCTGGATCTTTATAAGATTCAGTATTTTTCTGGAGAGCTTTTTTATAATCCATGTTTTTCTCTGTCCCTAGTACTCCTGGTGCCTTAGTATTATAACTTCCATAGAGCTCTTCCATATTAAGTGCCTTCTGAGGACCCATATGCCCAATGGTAGGATTCTGGACTGTGGAATCCGCAAGTGGTGCATGATTTGATGTAGGAAAACCATAATCATATTGTAATGTGGCAGATGAtggaactcttaatttctcttCTGCAGTAGGAAGGACATTCATTTCGTGGAAACCACGTGACAAATTCCATTCAGGCTGCTGTTCCGGCTTGACAGCATGTGCGTGGTAACCTACTGCCTCTAAAGCATATGGTGAACTTGGCAGCTCTACTCGGGAAGATAGATTTGATAAAGATGAGACACGTTCTGGATGTACAGTACTTCCTGTAGCAAGGCTGACCCCTGTTTGTCCAGTCTCTCTTACGACACTGGAATTCAGTAACTCATCCAAATTGTTCCCCAAGTCCACATTAATTGAGTTTCTTCTTGAACCGAAATCCATACCATTTACTGCAACAACGTATTGAATCTCAGATTCACCTTCTGTGCTTTCAAGAGCAAGCTGAGAATCATCCAACTCATtgtttgaaatgagaaaaaTCCTTAATTTCTGGGATCCACCATCACCAAAAGCCTTACATTCTTCCATCATATTCTGTAGGTCCTCATCAGAGGATACTGATACCAATGCATCAAGATCCTCACCAGGAAGTTGATACTTAATAGAATGAGGTTCATTATACACCGCAGATGCCTTTTGTTTAAGCTCCTCCCATGAAATATCCTTGTTAATACGAAGAATGCGTGTTTCACCTCCAACATATCTAAGTTTTCTATCACTTGGACGAGGCATAATTGTACCCCCAAAACTGCAAAGCAGCTTCAGTCTCCTGGATGAGCCACTAGACGATCCCAAAGAAGAATGACTACGGAAGTTTTGAGAACTCGACTGTTTCAATGAGTTTCTACTCACTGATTGAGGCAGCTGGCCAATAGGTTTTTCTTCTCTTATGGGAGGATTGCTTGAAGGATTTTGAACTCCACCCTTTTCGATAGAGGGGAACAAGGAAGTATCAGCCCCCCTCTCAGCACCGCCAGTACGAGATGCTCCAAGCATGCTCTGTAAATCCACAGGTCTTCTTTCACTATTAGCCTCAACAGATGGATTTGGAATATATGGCTGCCTGGGATTAACCCTTTCCCACATAAATTCAAGAGCAAATTCCTCACCAGTCTGAATGGAGTAGTTCATAACAGGTCTTGCACCAGCACTTGAATTAACATCAGCCGGTCTTACACTCATATTCATATAGTTGGAAGGATCCTGACTATACATCTGGTTTAGATTTCCCACACCACCCTCATTCCTTCTCTCCAcagaattataatttatatgttCAGGGTTTCTCTGCAGATCCTTGAGGAAATTTCTATTTACTTGTTCCATTCTCAATTTCTACTACTTAACAGGGCAGTCAACTACCCGAAACAACGGACTTTTAGTTCTCAATCAGGCTCCATAATAAGGAATACGCTATTATTCATTTCTCAGTTTCAGTTTTCGAACTGAAACGGATCAATAGCGCACCAAATGCAACCCTGCCAAATTTATAGATCTTTCAGAAGACAACAAGCAATTAATAAAAGACGAGAGTTAAGAAAAACGGCAGATAAATCTACAACCTCTGACTACTCCCTGATCTTGCAGATTCCCAAACAACCACTGATGAGCTATAAAGCAACTAATTTGCAGTTTAGGCCCAGCACAATGCACCTCAAGTCTAACATTCACATTTATAACTCATTAAAAGTTGAGCAGAGCATTAAGAAATTCTACTCTAACTCGATAAATTAAAATCGGAAGTGTACTatcataaatcaagaaaaacttCCAATGAGATAGCAAACAAATCAACCTAAATCACCTAATTTGCATTTCTTCTCCATTCCTGGTGAGAAGATTTTATATTGGAATAACGACCACAACAAAACCTCTTTGCACTACTCCACCTAACCGCAGCTCCAAATCTAGTACAACCGATCCAATCATCCAATTCACAATCAATAGAAGAAGAAATAATCCAACAAATTACCAGACCACGTCTTCATACCAAAATCCAAGGATCATAATCCAGATTTAATTCACACAACAACAATGATCTCAAGCAAACTAGCATGCTCATTTTCTcaacaaattaattaagaaGTTCGCCATCAGGAAATAACTGATCCACAAAGCTTGTGAAAAACAGAGTAAAGCAAAATGATTAGATCATACACAGTTATGATTCGTGAATCTTCGCGAGCACAGAATCGAGACAGATCAACTGAAATTCCTCAAATTCGCAAAAAAGCTAGCTGATTACGAAACACAATATACCTGCGGCAGAGTAAAGTGATGATTTTCTCTCAACTCTGTTAAAAAAGCTATAAAGTCGTGGATCGTCACCAGAAAAGtctctccctttctctctctataatATAACTGGACGAAGCTTTCATACTTGGCGCTAGTCTACGAGATTTTTCTCTACAGTAATGACCAGTGCAGGCTAAACTCGCGTTTTATCGCGTCAGCACAATCGAAATCGCCATTTTCTTTTAGCGGATTAGTGGAGAGAAATCAAGGGTAGTTGCGTCATTTTAGGGGTAATCAATTTGCTTTCTTCAGCCAcacgatatttttaaattttaatttgcttgacacaaaatattttgagaatgttcttaattttgaaaatgaaCCACGCGCGGTGTATCATGCGTGTAACCACGGTGCAATCCTATTGGGCGGATGACACTGATTGGCTAACCTGGCGGCAATTATATTGGACGGTGACTGGCAGTCGCGTTAGAGGAGAGTGTTCAGGTTCCTTCTACCGTTGGCTGTTTTTGGCCTTTTACTAATTAACTTTCTTTCAATGTCGATTTCTTTTACGTATGTTTACGAATGATTGTAATTGGACTACTTTTTGCCTTTAATTTTTTAGGGATGATTAGGAATTTTGttctaatttaaatttattaactcatagtttattttaattaaattcataattataattattattgttgGGGAGGATTAGTATTTCATTATTGTACTGACTTCTAATTGAAATTTATTAATTcacaattaattttaattaatttcagacCTAGAATAATGTTGTTGGTTTATATGCATATATGGGCTTTAACTATATTTAGTTATTTGGCGTTCATTTATTCGAGATTAAGGGCATCGTTAACGCGGatggccgggccgcaaatcacGAGGCCCGACCCGACACAAGCGATGGAGGGCGTGAAGTtccggcccaggccggtcccggggtcCGGCCCGCCCTCGCGTTAGATCTGCCGGGGCCGCTACAGTTCACTATTTCTGAATTTTtaatttggaagaggaagaagatgaagaaggagagggagagggaggaagaagaacgaggaagaggaagaagatggagagGGAAAGGAGTCGAGatttttgcactttttttttgcacttttttaaaaaaatttgcacttttttttatattcaatttttttatatttttagtttataatttattatttttgtattaaaaatgaatttctcgtgttataattgctcaacgtattctattttacgagtaacataagttggagttgtgaatagtgtcatttattagttgcagcccgggttgtggcctgcagggttagagcagttggggctTGGGCcacaactgtagaggaatgatgacgttgaggggacttggggcctggAATCGGACTGGGGTTATTGATGCTCTAACATATCATGAGATTGTCTGGGACTGAATTTGGTCGagattagtagtagtattaattttgttaCAAGTGAAATACCAAGACTCATAGCAAGGTCTAATCttatatgatattatttcgAGATTAAATACAGGACTTATCAAATTTATTGACCAACGTTCAAAAGTCTCGGTCTTATCTAATTTGTTGGTACTTTTGTTATAATTAGTGCATTTGAGATCTCTATTTTTTGAGTTTGGGAGTTTGATTTAGAAGTTGAATCGATGTCATCATTTTCTAGCACTAACTTTCACGGGCGTGTCCTCAATTTAGGTACATTGATTTGGATTTTGATGaatttgttatctattccatgaATCATGTAATATTACGTGTACTATCTTAAGATACACTTGATATGATCATGATATATGttgttggaatcgtgtttggtcaatggactttgacaataataaatgtgacgagacatttaattttgtaaaattaaatgcaatagcgacGATCTACTTTCGGAGGAGATGACCGTGATATATTCATTTTCTGCAAACCGATTCCTGGAGAGtgagaaattatgaattaaagtttGTCACAATTGTTAGCAATAAAGGATCTATGAAATAAAACCAAGGGATTAATTAAGagagttaattatcccacattggtggAGAGATCCTTATTAAAcatgtatttaataagatgaattattacttgtaataattatcgtgaaCTAAGATGAGCggtagagcccacacgcgcatGATGCCTCACCGCGAGCCGTGAGACACGCTCTGTGCACCATGTCTTGTGACTCGTGCTCAGTGCACCATGTCCCATGACCCGTGCCCCGTCTGCCGGGTGCCATGTGTCAAAAGGTCCACGATGGACCCGACGCATAGCGGGTGCCAAAAGGTCCACGACGGACCCCGGCATATAGCGGGTCCCAAACGGTCCacgatggaccccgacgcattGTGTGCCAAAAGGTCCACGATGAatcccgtcgtgtagcgtgTCCAAATGCATCATGTCTCTCCAGCTCCCGGAACGGCttgtaacccccggcggttacagtcaagccatcatggcacacttAATGGCAGTTGACACCATCAATGCCCAATGAGTGGACTtgacctataaataggcatgcatccattgcattctccACACAACAATATTGCATATCATTTTGCATAGCTCTCTCACTAtctctgcatagtcttccgtcgaagctctgccctcccCATCATCCAATTCGCCGCAGCTTGTTCAATctgcggtgctgcaacgaacaagacgaaACTGTTTTATCTTTGGAGTCGACAcgtcaatccgagagcactactggggcgtatctcgtcttgcggaaagaggactcctcgactcggcttacaacTTATTTACGGTTACAGTTTCGattattgttttgttatttcaattcagtttattgtATTTTTATCTTCATTCTTCATTTGGATTGTATTATATTCagttagtgtatctttgtaccacagttaaatcaaataaaaccaACATATGTACACACAAAAATTTAGTAATAGATGCTTCAAACTGTTGATTTCCATTTAGTTAATTAGTTTCGCAGTTGCAAACTAAAAGAAATTGCATTTTACTAGTCGAATTTACCAACCGATTACGTAGGCGGTATTATTGTTGGTATATCCTAGGAAAAATGAATGGAAACAACCTGACTACTAGGTGGTTGATGAAGCACAACTCAGTTGGTAAGACATTTCTCCTTCATTTAATAGATCGAGTGTTCTAGTTATCACAATCGGGATATATT contains these protein-coding regions:
- the LOC121788901 gene encoding uncharacterized protein LOC121788901; the encoded protein is MEQVNRNFLKDLQRNPEHINYNSVERRNEGGVGNLNQMYSQDPSNYMNMSVRPADVNSSAGARPVMNYSIQTGEEFALEFMWERVNPRQPYIPNPSVEANSERRPVDLQSMLGASRTGGAERGADTSLFPSIEKGGVQNPSSNPPIREEKPIGQLPQSVSRNSLKQSSSQNFRSHSSLGSSSGSSRRLKLLCSFGGTIMPRPSDRKLRYVGGETRILRINKDISWEELKQKASAVYNEPHSIKYQLPGEDLDALVSVSSDEDLQNMMEECKAFGDGGSQKLRIFLISNNELDDSQLALESTEGESEIQYVVAVNGMDFGSRRNSINVDLGNNLDELLNSSVVRETGQTGVSLATGSTVHPERVSSLSNLSSRVELPSSPYALEAVGYHAHAVKPEQQPEWNLSRGFHEMNVLPTAEEKLRVPSSATLQYDYGFPTSNHAPLADSTVQNPTIGHMGPQKALNMEELYGSYNTKAPGVLGTEKNMDYKKALQKNTESYKDPEVFLMDTQMNRESAIGRSSVVTKVQSPDDGKTASLNGTSAPSADADKGTSIMQTKVSEESHEHTQNYVPSNRLDNDGNASSGAAIIPGQGEHEAYTKDISHEPDVLPQRVFHSERIHRELSGPNRLFKSDDTLGPQLLVTRSDVSHQIIESVDKLTDWNATATQSTYVDSLAAEEKLNGSPNSADNDRVISATASSAHDKNESENKAELSAAVSPIVVTSTTTSIINQGTSEYPQDESAQTSMGVHHQNRLDKNANDGKLQDMGRGDVSSGATSQNNPHFGAGTSVHESILIDINDRFPNEFLSDIFSQARIAEGSAGVTALHDYAAGLSVNVTNHEPQRWSFFQNLARDNPRKDTSLMDQDHPAFSSSQANTGEEASGNYGYPHLDASQVTTENVDSSRNLDAESQRLSSVPPTPDPINLPLHSDYDISHSTGVQINQPMNARTSGSNHEDGKTATQPSVPVVDLSRGDFDLSSLQIIKNIDLEELRELGSGTYGTVYHGKWRGTDVAIKRIKKSCFMGRSSEQERLSSEFWHEANILSNLHHPNVVAFYGVVQDGPGSTLATVTEFMVNGSLRHSLISKERHLDRRKRLIIAMDAAFGMEYLHSRNIVHFDLKCDNLLVNLKDSSRPICKVGDFGLSKIKRNTLVTGGVRGTLPWMAPELLNGSSSKVSEKVDVFSFGIVLWEILTGEEPYANMHYGAIIGGIVNNTLRPPVPNFCDAEWRLLMEQCWAPDPLLRPTFTDIARRLRIMLAACTTKAQAIAAQNQVLSK